Genomic DNA from Paenibacillus donghaensis:
TAGCGGGTTTTGTCCATCCAATAGATCCGCTCGCGGTTGGCCTCATATACCTGCTTCAGGCTGCCATACAGCTCCCGGCCTGCGCTGCCGCGCAGATTATGTGACGGGAACAGCTTGGTTTCCGGATGGTAGGGGTCATTCTCCTCATGCAGATCCACGGCCATCACCACGAAATCGCCATTCTCCACAAACGATGTGGTCAGTTCGCTGACCCGGGGGGCAATATCAATGCCCGGCTGTCCAACCGGCAGGCTTCCATCCACGAAATCATTGGTAAAGTCAATTACGATCAGCGCTCTCATAGGGTTACCTCCTCAAATTACTGCGTTCATAACCTGTATATTAGAAGCATGTGATTTAAGACACTTAAG
This window encodes:
- a CDS encoding cysteine hydrolase family protein produces the protein MRALIVIDFTNDFVDGSLPVGQPGIDIAPRVSELTTSFVENGDFVVMAVDLHEENDPYHPETKLFPSHNLRGSAGRELYGSLKQVYEANRERIYWMDKTRYSSFCGTDLALKLRERGITELHLIGVCTDICVLHTAVDAYNLGFAITVHEDAVASFNPAGHEWALGHFRGSLGATVLKA